A DNA window from Pseudarthrobacter sp. W1I19 contains the following coding sequences:
- a CDS encoding glycosyltransferase family 2 protein: MSTPSVEPSAEYILPLRWTAESERDSELQDLAAYLERLLRWIPVTVVDGSAPGLFERHRAAFPPGVRHIRPEPASDSAGGSGNSAAGNGKVAGVMTGVRASSAELLVIADDDVRYTRESLAAVVRHLSSADIVRPQNYFDPLPWHAWCDTARTLINRAWSADYPGTLAVRKSALLATGGYDPVLFENLELIRTVKAAGGRERIVPDLMVPRRPPKFRHFLKQRTRQAYDDFAQPRRLAVELSLLPVIACAARLPAGRRRAALLALAAAPVLIAETGRRRHSGRAVFPFPATLFAPLWVLERAACIWIALGFRLAGGVPYAGARLKTAAHSEAELRRRHRGKLGSHYHYLKPANVPKEQP; the protein is encoded by the coding sequence ATGAGCACCCCGTCCGTCGAGCCGTCCGCGGAGTACATCCTGCCACTGCGGTGGACTGCCGAGTCGGAACGGGATTCGGAGCTGCAGGACCTTGCGGCCTACCTCGAGCGGCTTCTTCGGTGGATCCCGGTCACCGTGGTGGACGGCTCCGCCCCTGGCCTGTTCGAGCGGCACCGGGCCGCCTTTCCGCCCGGAGTGCGCCACATCCGTCCCGAGCCCGCAAGCGACAGCGCCGGCGGTAGCGGTAACAGCGCGGCCGGTAACGGCAAGGTGGCCGGCGTTATGACTGGCGTGCGCGCCTCCTCGGCGGAACTGCTGGTGATAGCCGACGACGACGTTCGCTACACACGCGAGTCGCTCGCCGCCGTCGTCCGTCACCTCAGCTCGGCGGACATTGTGCGGCCGCAGAACTACTTTGATCCGCTGCCGTGGCATGCCTGGTGCGATACGGCGCGGACCCTGATCAACCGGGCCTGGTCGGCGGACTACCCCGGCACCCTGGCGGTTCGCAAGAGCGCGCTGCTGGCTACCGGCGGCTACGATCCGGTGCTGTTCGAGAACCTTGAGCTGATCCGCACCGTCAAAGCCGCCGGCGGCCGGGAAAGGATTGTCCCTGATCTGATGGTTCCCCGCAGGCCGCCGAAGTTCCGGCACTTCCTCAAGCAGCGCACACGCCAGGCCTACGACGACTTCGCCCAGCCGCGGCGCCTCGCCGTCGAACTTTCCCTGCTCCCGGTGATCGCCTGCGCTGCCCGCCTTCCCGCCGGCCGCCGTCGGGCCGCCCTCCTGGCACTGGCCGCCGCCCCGGTCCTCATCGCCGAGACGGGACGACGGCGGCATTCCGGCAGGGCAGTTTTCCCCTTCCCGGCCACATTGTTCGCTCCGCTGTGGGTCCTGGAACGGGCCGCCTGCATCTGGATAGCCCTTGGGTTCAGGCTCGCCGGCGGTGTGCCTTACGCCGGGGCGCGGCTCAAGACCGCAGCCCACTCGGAAGCCGAACTTCGGCGCCGGCACCGCGGCAAGCTGGGGTCCCACTACCACTATTTGAAGCCCGCCAACGTACCCAAGGAGCAGCCATGA
- a CDS encoding DUF4235 domain-containing protein, producing the protein MNLFIKLLGTGISLGAGFVGTKLVNTIWEKSTGRKPPTGKDEDIPTSLQSALTFALISASVSTIIQVLANRGTQRAITRFAKSQDIV; encoded by the coding sequence ATGAATCTCTTCATCAAGCTGCTCGGTACAGGCATAAGCCTTGGCGCCGGCTTCGTCGGGACCAAGCTGGTCAATACCATCTGGGAAAAGTCCACCGGCCGGAAGCCGCCCACCGGCAAGGACGAGGACATCCCCACCAGCCTGCAGTCCGCGCTGACGTTCGCGCTGATCTCGGCCTCGGTGAGCACCATCATCCAGGTCCTGGCCAACCGCGGCACCCAGCGCGCCATCACCCGGTTTGCCAAGAGCCAGGACATTGTCTAG
- a CDS encoding CDGSH iron-sulfur domain-containing protein, producing MNQEPAESSIVVCPDGPLIVRGDFEIVTPSGAPVPRQRQTVALCRCGASAIKPYCDGTHKMIKFRTEPPVN from the coding sequence ATGAACCAGGAACCCGCCGAAAGCTCGATCGTGGTGTGCCCCGACGGCCCGCTTATTGTTCGGGGCGACTTCGAAATCGTGACGCCGTCCGGAGCCCCCGTCCCGCGGCAGCGCCAGACCGTGGCGCTGTGCCGGTGCGGCGCCTCAGCGATCAAGCCTTACTGCGATGGAACCCACAAAATGATCAAGTTCCGGACGGAACCACCAGTCAACTGA